The following proteins come from a genomic window of Enterobacter chengduensis:
- a CDS encoding B3/B4 domain-containing protein, whose amino-acid sequence MSLVTPSIDPRLAGIAPGFRALSILVEAAAITHPEIAPAALAQACQQVLNDDVPWADAHLSNWDEVFKAFGAKPKRTPCSAAALRKRVLKDGSLPSLDPVVDIYNAVSIRYAIPVGGENLAAYSGAPRLTLAEGHEPFDTFKEGQPMVEYPEPGEVIWRDDLGVTCRRWNWRQGVRTRLDSEAQSMWFILESLPSMPLTALEEAGAELINNLQRLMPGATAQVQLLEL is encoded by the coding sequence ATGTCTCTCGTTACGCCGTCAATAGATCCGCGTCTTGCCGGAATTGCCCCGGGCTTTCGGGCGCTGAGCATTCTGGTTGAAGCCGCGGCGATTACCCATCCAGAGATCGCCCCTGCCGCGCTGGCGCAGGCCTGCCAGCAGGTGTTGAATGATGATGTGCCTTGGGCAGATGCGCACCTCTCAAACTGGGATGAGGTATTTAAAGCCTTCGGCGCGAAACCGAAGCGCACGCCCTGCTCCGCCGCGGCCCTGCGCAAGCGGGTCTTAAAAGACGGCTCGCTGCCGTCGTTAGATCCGGTCGTGGATATCTATAACGCAGTGAGTATTCGCTACGCCATTCCGGTAGGGGGCGAGAATCTCGCGGCCTACTCCGGTGCGCCGCGCCTGACGCTGGCCGAAGGTCATGAACCTTTCGATACCTTTAAAGAGGGCCAGCCGATGGTGGAATATCCGGAGCCGGGCGAGGTTATCTGGCGCGACGACCTCGGCGTCACCTGCCGCCGCTGGAACTGGCGACAGGGGGTACGCACCCGTCTTGATAGCGAAGCGCAGTCCATGTGGTTTATTCTCGAAAGCCTGCCGTCGATGCCCTTAACGGCGCTTGAGGAGGCGGGCGCAGAGCTGATCAACAACCTGCAACGCCTCATGCCAGGCGCAACGGCTCAGGTTCAACTGCTGGAACTGTAA
- a CDS encoding methyl-accepting chemotaxis protein, translating to MSSPTYVTQNEYPLDDDTTLMSTTDVHSYITHANDTFVQVSGYQLDELTGQPHNMVRHPDMPKAAFADMWYTLQQGEPWSGIVKNRRKNGDHYWVRANAVPMVRRGQVTGYMSIRTRATAEEIAAVEPLYRALNDGRCKKRIHKGLVVGKGWLGKLPAMPLRWRVRSVMAALFALLAATLVTTSAGWAPLAAAAAVMLLGTVLFEQQIVRPVENVARQALRVATGERNSVQHLNRSDEMGLTLRAVGQLGLMCRWLINDVSSQVVSVRDGSDRLAQGNDDLNDRTRQTVANVQQTVATMNQMAASVQSNSETAAEVDKLSVAASSAATKGGNAMQTVVKTMDDIADSTQRIGSITSLINDIAFQTNILALNAAVEAARAGEQGKGFAVVAGEVRHLASRSASAANDIRKLIDASASKVQSGSEQVHAAGRTMDDIVEQVKNVTQLIAQISHATSEQATGLSELTRSVAELDSITQKNADLVEESAHISSMVKHRAGRLKDAVTVLH from the coding sequence ATGTCCTCTCCAACCTATGTCACCCAGAATGAATATCCTCTGGACGATGACACCACCTTAATGTCTACCACAGACGTCCACAGCTACATTACCCACGCCAACGACACCTTTGTGCAGGTGAGCGGCTATCAGCTGGATGAGCTAACGGGCCAGCCGCACAATATGGTGCGCCATCCCGATATGCCAAAAGCCGCGTTTGCCGATATGTGGTACACGCTGCAGCAGGGCGAGCCGTGGAGCGGGATTGTCAAAAATCGACGCAAAAACGGTGACCACTACTGGGTGCGTGCTAACGCGGTGCCGATGGTGCGCCGCGGGCAGGTGACGGGCTATATGTCGATTCGTACCCGAGCCACCGCGGAAGAGATTGCCGCCGTGGAGCCGCTCTACCGGGCGCTGAACGACGGGCGCTGTAAAAAGCGAATTCACAAAGGGCTGGTGGTGGGCAAGGGCTGGCTGGGCAAACTGCCGGCCATGCCGCTGCGCTGGCGCGTGCGCAGCGTGATGGCGGCGCTCTTTGCCCTCCTCGCCGCTACGCTGGTAACGACCTCCGCAGGCTGGGCACCGCTCGCGGCGGCGGCGGCGGTGATGCTGCTGGGAACCGTGCTGTTTGAACAACAGATTGTCCGTCCGGTAGAAAATGTGGCGCGACAGGCGCTGAGGGTGGCCACCGGCGAGCGCAACAGCGTGCAGCACCTGAACCGCAGCGACGAGATGGGGCTGACGCTGCGTGCGGTAGGGCAGCTTGGCCTGATGTGCCGCTGGTTGATTAATGACGTTTCGAGTCAGGTGGTGAGCGTCCGTGACGGCAGCGACAGGCTGGCGCAGGGGAATGACGATCTCAACGATCGCACGCGTCAGACCGTGGCGAACGTGCAGCAGACCGTTGCGACGATGAACCAGATGGCCGCGTCGGTGCAGAGCAACTCCGAAACCGCCGCCGAGGTGGATAAACTTTCCGTAGCCGCGAGCAGCGCGGCGACGAAGGGCGGCAATGCCATGCAGACCGTCGTCAAAACCATGGACGACATCGCCGACAGCACGCAGCGAATTGGCTCGATCACCTCCCTGATTAACGACATTGCCTTCCAGACCAATATTCTGGCGCTCAATGCGGCAGTTGAAGCGGCACGGGCAGGCGAGCAGGGGAAAGGGTTTGCCGTGGTCGCAGGTGAAGTCCGCCATCTCGCCAGCCGCAGCGCCAGCGCCGCGAATGATATTCGTAAACTCATTGATGCCAGCGCCAGCAAGGTGCAGTCCGGCTCTGAGCAGGTACACGCCGCAGGCCGCACGATGGACGATATTGTCGAGCAGGTGAAAAACGTGACGCAGCTTATCGCCCAGATCAGCCACGCGACCTCCGAGCAGGCAACCGGGCTGTCAGAGCTGACCCGTTCGGTGGCCGAACTCGACAGCATCACGCAGAAAAACGCCGACCTGGTTGAGGAGAGCGCGCACATTTCGTCCATGGTGAAACACCGCGCCGGGCGTCTTAAGGATGCGGTGACCGTGCTCCATTGA
- a CDS encoding helix-turn-helix domain-containing protein encodes MTDKVNIMTVQGADVAQVSLAVANRIRNWRKDKKMSLDELSRRASVSKGMLVEIEKGAANPSIAILCKLAAALGVSVADIVNVSSEPVVHVIEEQAIPVLWQGEQGGYARLLAGTAGPDMIELWQWEMQPGECFTSPGHPAGTCELLHVNAGVLTLTVDETVTRVAAGASAVAKTEAAHGYANAGDTVLHFTMTVAEFHR; translated from the coding sequence ATGACTGATAAAGTCAATATAATGACTGTGCAGGGAGCCGATGTTGCCCAGGTAAGCCTGGCCGTGGCGAACCGCATCCGCAACTGGCGTAAAGATAAAAAAATGTCGCTGGACGAGCTGTCCCGCCGCGCCAGCGTCAGCAAAGGGATGCTGGTTGAGATTGAGAAAGGGGCAGCGAACCCCAGCATTGCCATCTTGTGCAAGCTGGCCGCCGCGCTCGGCGTGTCGGTGGCGGATATTGTCAACGTCTCCAGCGAGCCGGTTGTACACGTTATTGAAGAACAGGCCATCCCGGTGCTGTGGCAGGGTGAACAGGGTGGTTACGCCAGACTGCTGGCAGGTACAGCGGGCCCGGATATGATTGAGCTGTGGCAGTGGGAAATGCAGCCGGGGGAGTGCTTCACCTCTCCGGGGCACCCGGCGGGAACCTGTGAGCTGCTGCACGTAAACGCGGGCGTGTTAACCCTGACGGTGGACGAGACGGTAACGCGGGTAGCTGCCGGGGCGTCGGCGGTGGCCAAAACGGAAGCGGCGCACGGCTATGCCAATGCTGGCGATACCGTGCTTCACTTCACCATGACCGTGGCGGAGTTTCACCGATAA
- a CDS encoding dihydrodipicolinate synthase family protein: protein MFHGLSAFPLTPLKAGKFDEQTFINLLRPLVDAGVDSLGVLGSTGSYAYLTVEERTHITRCAVEHANDIPVMVSIGALRLDDILRLAEHAQKAGASSVLMAPVSYQRLTTDEVYSLYETVTRQLSVPLCVYDNPATTGFEFSDELMFAVAALPNIGSVKMGRMPEDVSQVRARLPKTVTLGISGDWRAASALQAGFDVWYSVVGGLFPRAALAIAHSEDGTESERLAPLWALFRRYGSLRVMAAAAEMLGKVEAPALPFPLQAIQGEPREALAAILAELKLA, encoded by the coding sequence ATGTTTCACGGGTTAAGTGCGTTTCCGTTAACGCCCCTGAAAGCGGGAAAGTTTGACGAGCAGACCTTTATCAACCTGCTGCGCCCCCTGGTCGACGCGGGGGTGGATTCGCTGGGGGTTCTGGGTTCAACGGGCAGCTATGCCTACCTCACCGTTGAGGAGCGCACGCACATTACCCGCTGCGCGGTGGAACATGCCAATGACATTCCGGTCATGGTCAGTATTGGCGCACTGAGACTGGATGACATTCTGCGTCTGGCCGAGCACGCGCAGAAGGCGGGTGCATCCAGCGTGCTGATGGCACCGGTGTCGTACCAGCGCTTGACGACGGACGAGGTCTATTCGCTGTATGAGACGGTAACTCGTCAGCTCTCCGTCCCGCTGTGCGTTTATGATAATCCCGCCACCACCGGGTTTGAGTTTAGCGACGAGCTGATGTTTGCCGTGGCGGCGCTGCCCAATATTGGCTCGGTGAAAATGGGCCGCATGCCGGAGGATGTGTCGCAGGTGCGGGCGCGTCTTCCCAAGACGGTCACGCTGGGGATAAGCGGCGACTGGCGGGCAGCATCCGCCCTGCAGGCCGGGTTTGACGTCTGGTATTCCGTCGTCGGCGGGCTGTTCCCTCGGGCGGCACTGGCAATCGCGCACTCGGAAGACGGTACGGAATCAGAACGTCTGGCTCCACTGTGGGCGCTGTTCCGCCGTTACGGCAGCTTGCGGGTGATGGCAGCGGCAGCCGAGATGCTGGGAAAAGTGGAGGCACCGGCGCTCCCCTTCCCGCTGCAGGCGATTCAGGGTGAGCCGCGCGAGGCGCTTGCTGCGATCCTGGCGGAGCTGAAGCTGGCCTGA
- a CDS encoding fimbrial protein BcfA yields MKKNILALVTAAAVTGGICANAQADTVTVSGGTVDFVGQVVNAACSVAADSVDQTVILSQVRTVKLTQAGMLANQKEDFQIKLEDCDTSVSQNAAVIFNAQQDESQPGTLANTAGAGSALNVALQLFGPDGKKLNLGTTSSTIKLINGENIIPLSVDYIATGAAVAGNVAATATFQMVYS; encoded by the coding sequence ATGAAAAAGAATATTTTGGCACTGGTCACTGCTGCAGCAGTGACGGGCGGTATTTGCGCGAACGCGCAGGCTGATACCGTAACCGTCTCTGGCGGTACCGTTGATTTCGTTGGGCAGGTTGTCAATGCCGCCTGTTCTGTTGCTGCTGATTCTGTCGACCAGACCGTTATTCTGAGCCAGGTTCGTACCGTGAAACTGACGCAGGCAGGGATGCTGGCCAATCAAAAAGAAGATTTCCAGATCAAACTGGAAGACTGTGACACCTCCGTAAGCCAGAACGCGGCGGTCATCTTTAACGCACAGCAAGATGAATCACAGCCCGGCACGCTGGCGAACACTGCAGGCGCTGGCTCCGCGCTGAACGTGGCACTGCAGCTGTTTGGACCAGATGGTAAGAAGCTGAATCTGGGCACGACATCGTCCACGATTAAGTTGATCAACGGCGAAAACATTATCCCTCTGAGCGTTGATTATATCGCCACAGGCGCTGCTGTAGCAGGTAACGTTGCCGCAACCGCAACGTTCCAGATGGTTTACTCCTGA
- a CDS encoding siderophore-interacting protein: MASTRYPQRVRNDLRFRELTVLRVERVSAGFQRIVLGGEALEGFSSRGFDDHTKVFFPAPGATFVPPVVTDEGIDWGDGVRPQARDYTPLYDESRHELALDFFIHDGGIASNWALNAKAGDKLTIGGPRGSLVVPEDYAWQLYACDESGMPALRRRLEAIAKLPVRPNVHAVVTVGDESYKAYLAHLSEFNITWVVGHSEQAVADHLAALTVPGDDYFIWLTGEGKVVKSLSRQFETDDIDPQLVRASAYWHAK, translated from the coding sequence ATGGCATCTACCCGTTATCCACAGCGTGTTCGTAACGATCTGCGTTTTCGCGAGCTGACGGTGCTCCGCGTTGAGCGCGTTAGCGCGGGTTTCCAGCGTATTGTGTTAGGCGGCGAGGCGCTGGAGGGGTTTAGCTCCCGCGGCTTCGACGACCACACCAAAGTCTTTTTCCCGGCACCCGGGGCAACGTTTGTACCGCCGGTAGTGACCGATGAAGGCATTGACTGGGGCGACGGCGTGCGTCCGCAGGCGCGCGACTATACGCCCCTGTACGATGAGTCCCGTCATGAACTGGCGTTGGATTTCTTCATTCATGACGGCGGCATTGCCAGCAACTGGGCGCTAAACGCGAAAGCAGGGGACAAGCTGACCATCGGCGGCCCGCGCGGTTCGCTGGTGGTGCCGGAGGATTACGCCTGGCAGCTGTACGCGTGCGATGAATCCGGCATGCCCGCGCTGCGCCGACGCTTGGAGGCGATTGCGAAACTGCCGGTTCGCCCGAACGTTCATGCGGTCGTGACGGTCGGGGATGAATCGTATAAGGCCTATCTGGCGCACCTGAGCGAGTTCAATATCACCTGGGTGGTAGGCCACAGCGAGCAGGCAGTCGCGGACCATCTGGCGGCGCTGACCGTTCCGGGGGACGACTACTTTATCTGGCTGACCGGAGAAGGGAAGGTGGTGAAAAGCCTGAGCCGTCAGTTTGAAACCGACGACATTGACCCTCAGCTGGTGCGTGCCAGCGCGTACTGGCACGCCAAATAA
- a CDS encoding methyl-accepting chemotaxis protein: MFLHDVKIGTKLFLAFGFFIVLMAISASLSLLSLNRANNGMQSIITSDYPTTVKANQLIDNFQEFISTQQLMLLDEQGTYTGQSQQHLKEISEHITVILGELNNVLQDQKSQQVLADIRSVRQQYLDSRYRILQAVQNNNRAGAIQEMMTTTLAVQQAYKAKVKELIAIQNGEMQSAGAQVEEDFRSNRLLLILITLFSVAAGSLIGWFIVRAITRPLGEAVHFAKAISEGDLTGSITPHGKDETGLLLHALMEMKTRLLDIVQQVQTGSENISSAAAQIVAGNQDLAARTEEQASSVEQTAASMEQITATVKNTASHTGEATNLSADAATVVKNNGEMMKQVTSKMRLINETSNRMSDIIDLIDAIAFQTNILALNAAVEAARAGEHGRGFAVVAGEVRQLAQKSASSASEIRELIESSTSQTQDGMNLVEKASALINGMVGNVEEMDVILREIRQASHEQTEGISQINSAIGLIDATTQQNSALVEESVAAAASLNEQAMHLKELVRVFRVSEHAPA, translated from the coding sequence ATGTTCTTACATGACGTAAAGATCGGCACGAAATTATTTCTGGCATTTGGGTTCTTTATTGTCCTGATGGCGATCAGCGCGAGCCTGTCTCTGCTGAGCCTGAACCGGGCAAATAACGGGATGCAATCCATTATTACCAGTGATTATCCAACCACGGTAAAAGCGAACCAGTTAATCGATAATTTCCAGGAATTTATTAGCACGCAACAGCTGATGCTGCTGGACGAGCAGGGGACCTACACGGGGCAATCTCAGCAGCACCTGAAAGAGATCAGCGAGCACATCACGGTGATCCTGGGCGAGCTAAACAACGTGTTGCAGGATCAGAAGTCCCAGCAGGTGCTGGCGGATATCCGCAGCGTGCGCCAGCAGTATCTGGACTCGCGCTACCGCATCCTGCAGGCGGTGCAGAACAACAACCGTGCGGGTGCCATTCAGGAGATGATGACCACCACCCTCGCCGTGCAGCAGGCTTATAAAGCGAAGGTGAAGGAGCTGATTGCCATTCAAAACGGCGAGATGCAGAGCGCAGGCGCGCAGGTCGAAGAGGATTTCAGGTCTAATCGCCTGCTGCTGATCCTGATTACGCTCTTTAGCGTCGCGGCAGGCAGCCTGATCGGCTGGTTTATCGTGCGCGCTATCACCCGTCCGCTCGGCGAGGCGGTGCATTTTGCTAAAGCCATTTCAGAAGGCGATCTAACGGGCAGCATCACGCCGCACGGCAAAGATGAAACGGGCCTGCTGCTGCATGCGCTGATGGAGATGAAAACGCGTCTGCTGGACATTGTGCAGCAGGTGCAGACCGGCTCGGAGAATATCTCCAGCGCGGCCGCGCAGATTGTCGCCGGGAACCAGGATCTGGCCGCGCGCACGGAAGAGCAGGCCAGTTCCGTTGAACAGACCGCCGCCTCGATGGAGCAGATCACCGCGACGGTGAAAAATACGGCCTCGCATACCGGCGAAGCGACCAACCTCTCGGCGGATGCCGCCACGGTGGTCAAAAACAACGGCGAGATGATGAAGCAGGTGACCAGCAAAATGCGCCTGATTAACGAAACGTCGAACCGGATGTCCGACATTATCGACCTGATCGACGCCATTGCTTTCCAGACCAACATTCTGGCGCTGAACGCGGCGGTGGAAGCGGCGCGCGCCGGTGAGCACGGCCGCGGCTTTGCGGTGGTCGCCGGAGAGGTGCGCCAGCTTGCCCAGAAGAGCGCGTCGTCTGCCAGCGAAATCCGCGAGCTGATTGAGAGCTCAACCAGCCAGACCCAGGACGGGATGAACCTGGTCGAAAAAGCGAGCGCGCTGATCAACGGGATGGTGGGCAACGTGGAGGAGATGGACGTGATTCTGCGCGAAATTCGCCAGGCCAGCCACGAGCAGACGGAAGGCATTTCGCAGATTAACAGCGCGATTGGCCTGATTGATGCCACCACCCAGCAGAACTCTGCGCTGGTGGAGGAGTCCGTCGCGGCGGCGGCATCGCTTAACGAACAGGCGATGCACCTGAAAGAGCTGGTACGCGTCTTCCGCGTGAGCGAGCACGCACCGGCTTAA
- a CDS encoding PadR family transcriptional regulator, giving the protein MRHEHEGGGRRPRFFGHGDLRLVILDILTRSASHGYELIKEIENLTQGNYTPSPGVIYPTLDYLQDQTFITITEEENGRKKITITAEGQGWLDENREQLEQIQVRIKARGVGFQLRKNPQMKRALDNFKAVLDLKVNQGDLSDAQLRQIIGVIDRAALEISQMD; this is encoded by the coding sequence ATGCGACACGAACACGAAGGCGGCGGGCGTCGGCCGCGCTTTTTCGGCCACGGCGATCTGCGGCTGGTCATTCTCGATATCCTGACCCGCAGCGCGAGCCACGGCTACGAGCTGATCAAAGAGATCGAGAACCTGACCCAGGGAAACTACACGCCAAGCCCGGGCGTCATCTACCCAACCCTGGATTATCTTCAGGATCAGACCTTTATCACCATTACGGAAGAAGAGAACGGGCGTAAGAAGATTACGATCACCGCTGAAGGACAAGGCTGGCTGGACGAAAACCGGGAACAGCTGGAGCAGATCCAGGTGCGGATCAAAGCGCGCGGCGTCGGTTTTCAGCTGCGAAAAAACCCGCAGATGAAGCGGGCGCTGGATAACTTCAAAGCGGTGCTAGACCTGAAGGTGAATCAGGGCGATCTCAGCGACGCGCAGCTCAGACAGATTATCGGCGTCATCGACCGCGCGGCGCTTGAGATCTCCCAGATGGATTAA
- a CDS encoding fimbria/pilus periplasmic chaperone, which translates to MKKMCKIASGLLFVSVMVSNAYAGGIALGTTRVIYPQGDKQVSLPVINSSTNNAFLVQSWVANADQSKSSDFILTPPLFVMHPKKENTIRIMYVGPDLPTDRESVFYLNSKAIPAVDKNNLRGNTLQIATQSVIKLFVRPKKLPTPSIDAPKTLRCRVANGKVTITNPSPYYVSLVKFNVGTTLLKNNMVSPKNTLTVDVPGEQGGQVSFQTVNDFGATTPVQSCPSA; encoded by the coding sequence ATGAAGAAAATGTGTAAAATAGCCAGCGGACTCTTATTTGTGTCAGTAATGGTATCAAATGCCTATGCTGGAGGAATTGCCCTGGGCACGACTCGCGTTATTTATCCTCAGGGTGACAAACAAGTTTCACTTCCTGTTATCAACTCTTCAACAAACAACGCTTTTTTAGTGCAATCGTGGGTTGCCAATGCCGATCAGTCTAAATCTTCTGATTTTATCCTGACCCCACCGTTATTTGTCATGCATCCTAAAAAAGAGAATACCATACGGATTATGTACGTCGGGCCTGATTTACCGACCGATCGCGAAAGCGTATTTTACTTAAATAGCAAAGCGATACCTGCGGTGGATAAAAACAACTTGCGCGGAAACACGCTGCAAATTGCCACTCAAAGCGTCATTAAATTATTTGTACGCCCTAAAAAGCTACCGACCCCTTCTATTGATGCGCCGAAAACGCTTCGCTGCCGGGTCGCTAATGGCAAAGTTACCATTACCAATCCATCGCCGTATTACGTCTCGCTGGTGAAGTTTAACGTCGGCACCACGCTGCTTAAGAACAACATGGTTTCACCAAAAAACACGCTTACGGTCGACGTACCCGGTGAACAGGGCGGACAGGTGAGCTTCCAGACGGTTAATGACTTCGGTGCGACTACGCCGGTGCAGTCATGTCCATCCGCCTAG
- the ygjG gene encoding putrescine aminotransferase, which produces MNRLPSSASALACTAHALNLIEKRTLDHEEMKQLNREVIDYFKEHVNPGFLEYRKSVTAGGDYGAVEWQAGSLNTLVDTQGQEFIDCLGGFGIFNVGHRNPVVVSAVQNQLAKQPLHSQELLDPLRAMLAKTLAALTPGKLKYSFFSNSGTESVEAAIKLAKAYQSPRGKFTFIATSGAFHGKSLGALSATAKSTFRKPFMPLLPGFRHVPFGDINAMRTALSECRKTGDDVAAVILEPIQGEGGVILPPQGYLPAVRQLCDEFGALLILDEVQTGMGRTGKMFACEHENVQPDILCLAKALGGGVMPIGATVATEEVFSVLFDNPFLHTTTFGGNPLACAAALATINVLLEQNLPAQAEQKGDMLLDGFRQLGREYPDLVQEARGKGMLMAIEFVDNEIGYSFASEMFRQRVLVAGTLNNSKTIRVEPPLTLTVEQCEQVLKAARKALAALRVSVEEA; this is translated from the coding sequence TTGAACAGGTTACCTTCCAGCGCCTCGGCTCTTGCCTGTACCGCGCACGCACTGAATCTCATTGAGAAGCGAACGCTCGATCATGAGGAGATGAAACAGCTTAACCGAGAGGTCATTGATTACTTTAAAGAGCACGTCAATCCAGGATTTCTGGAGTATCGCAAATCTGTTACCGCCGGCGGGGATTACGGAGCCGTAGAGTGGCAAGCGGGAAGTCTGAACACGCTTGTCGACACCCAGGGACAGGAGTTTATCGATTGCCTTGGTGGTTTTGGTATCTTCAACGTGGGGCACCGTAATCCAGTTGTGGTTTCCGCCGTACAGAATCAACTTGCGAAACAACCTCTCCATAGCCAGGAACTGCTCGACCCGCTTCGCGCCATGCTCGCGAAAACCCTGGCGGCCCTAACGCCCGGCAAACTGAAATACAGCTTCTTTAGCAACAGCGGCACGGAATCGGTCGAAGCGGCGATTAAGCTCGCCAAAGCGTACCAGTCGCCGCGCGGGAAATTCACCTTCATTGCCACCAGCGGCGCGTTCCACGGTAAATCCCTGGGCGCACTGTCGGCGACCGCTAAATCCACCTTCCGCAAGCCGTTTATGCCGCTGCTGCCGGGCTTCCGCCACGTGCCGTTTGGCGACATCAACGCCATGCGCACCGCGCTGAGTGAATGCCGTAAAACCGGCGATGACGTGGCGGCGGTGATCCTGGAGCCGATTCAGGGCGAAGGCGGCGTGATCCTCCCTCCGCAGGGCTATCTGCCTGCCGTGCGTCAGCTGTGCGATGAGTTTGGCGCGCTGCTGATCCTCGACGAAGTGCAGACCGGAATGGGGCGCACCGGCAAGATGTTTGCCTGCGAGCACGAAAACGTTCAGCCGGACATTCTGTGCCTGGCGAAGGCGCTCGGCGGCGGCGTGATGCCAATTGGTGCGACGGTCGCCACCGAAGAAGTCTTCTCGGTGCTGTTCGACAACCCGTTCCTGCATACCACCACCTTTGGCGGTAACCCGCTGGCCTGTGCGGCCGCGCTGGCGACAATCAACGTGCTGCTGGAGCAAAACCTGCCCGCGCAGGCGGAGCAGAAAGGCGACATGCTGCTGGACGGCTTCCGCCAGCTGGGCCGGGAATACCCGGACCTGGTGCAGGAGGCGCGCGGCAAGGGGATGCTGATGGCGATTGAGTTTGTTGATAACGAAATTGGCTACAGCTTCGCGAGCGAGATGTTCCGCCAGCGGGTGCTGGTGGCCGGCACGCTCAATAACTCGAAAACCATCCGGGTTGAACCCCCGCTGACGCTGACCGTCGAGCAGTGCGAGCAGGTGCTGAAGGCGGCGCGTAAAGCGCTGGCCGCGCTGCGGGTGAGCGTGGAAGAGGCGTAA